Proteins from a genomic interval of Mesobacillus sp. S13:
- a CDS encoding DUF3896 family protein: MNYQEVKSQLEALQMQLANKMQNPSLSIDEKNELQRAIANYDYIIELTCMNHFERGKAIH; this comes from the coding sequence ATGAACTATCAGGAAGTCAAATCTCAATTAGAAGCATTGCAGATGCAGCTGGCAAATAAAATGCAGAATCCAAGCCTGTCTATAGATGAAAAAAATGAGCTTCAGAGAGCGATTGCAAACTACGATTATATAATTGAATTGACCTGCATGAATCATTTTGAGCGGGGAAAGGCCATTCACTAA